The DNA region CCTGGCGACCATCTGGCAGAAGACGCTGTACGGTCGCTAGCCATAGCTCAAACCGAGGAGTTCAGTCGTGGATTTCACTCTGCCGGATCACCTGCCCGGTCTGCTCGCCGAGATGGATGCCTTCATCGAAGCCGAGATCAAGCCGCTGGAACGCGAGAACATGCAGTACTTCGACCGGCGCCGGGAGTTCGCCCGCACCGATCTCGGCAACGGCGGCATTCCCAACCGTGAGTGGGAGGACCTGCTCGACGAGATGCGCCGCCGCGCCGACAAGGCGGGCTGGCTGCGCTACGGCCTGCCGTCGGAGTTCGGCGGTCGCGACGGCAGCAACGTGGACATGGCCGTGATCCGGGAACACCTGGCGCACAAGGGCCTCGGGCTGCACAACGACCTGCAGGACGAGTCGTCGATCGTCGGCAACTTCCCGCAGGTGATCATGATGTCGCGGTTCGGCACCGAGCAGCAGAAGAAGGACTGGTGCCAGGCGCTGATCACCGGCGAGAAGTCGATGGCCTTCGGTCTGAGCGAGCCGAACCACGGCAGCGACGCCACCTGGCTGGAGACCCGCGCGGTCCGCGACGGCGACAGCTGGGTGATCAACGGCACCAAGCGCTGGAACACCGGGGTGCACCGGGCCACCCACGACCTGATTTTCGCCCGGACCTCCGGGGAGGCCGGGCAGGCCACCGGCATCACCGCGTTCCTGGTGCCCTGCGACGCCGAGGGCTTCAACGTGCCCTACTACTGGTGGACCTTCAACATGCCCAGCGACCACGCCGAGGTCGAACTCAACGACGTCCGCATCCCCCTCGACGCGGTGCTCGGCGAGGTCGATCACGGGCTCGAGGTGGGGCAGACGTTCCTGCACGAGAACCGTATTCGGCAGGCCGCCAGCAGCCTGGGCGCCGCGCAGTACTGCATCGACCGGGCCGCCGCCTATGCCGGGGAACGAATCGTGTTCGGCAAGCCGCTGTCGGTGAACCAGGCCGTGCAGTGGCCACTGGCGGAGTTGCAGACCGAGGCGCAGATGGTGCGACTGCTGGTGTACTACGCCGCCTGGCAGCTGGATCGGGAGAACCACATGGAGGTCTCCGACAAGGTCTCGATGGCGAACTATCGCGCCAACCGGCTGGTGTGTGAGGCCGCAGACCGCGCCATGCAGATCCACGGCGGCCTCGGGTACAGCCGGCACGAGCCGTTCGAGCACATCTATCGACACCACCGTCGCTACCGAATCACCGAGGGCGCCGAGGAGATTCAGATCCGGCGGGTCGCGCAGCGCATGCTCAAGTTCGGACGTAAATGAGCCTGGCCCCGGCGCTCGGCGCCATCCTCGACGCCGAGATCGACGACCTGACCCGGCTCACCGGCGGGGCGAGCCGCGCCACCTGGTCTTTCACCGCCCGCACCGGATCCGGGGCCCGGTCGCTGATCCTGCGCACCGGTCCGCCCGATGAAGTGCACGCGAGCATGGAACTGGAGGCTCGCGTGCAGGCGCTGGCCGCCGGGCGGGGCGCGCCGGTGCCGGAGATCATCACCGCGTCGAACTCCGTTGAGCCACTGGGCAACCCGTACCTGATCTGCACCGCCATCGGTGGCGAGACGATCGTCCGCCGGATCTACCGCGGCCTCGACGACGCCGGCCGCGCGAGCCTGCTGCGGCAATGCGCGGACGCGCTGGCCAAGATCCATCGGATCGACCCGGCCGAAGCGGGCCTCACCGCCGGCGACCCGGTCGCACAGATCCGCGCGGAACTGGACGGCACCGGCGACACCACGGCCACCTTCGAGTACGCGTTTCGTTGGCTGGATCGCCATCGCCCGGCCGCGAGCACAGCGGTGCTGGTGCACGGCGACTTCCGGATGGGAAACCTGATCGTCGCCGGGTCGGAGCTGGCCGCGGTGCTCGACTGGGAGCTGGTGCACGCGGGCGACCCGGCCGACGATCTGGCCTGGTTCTGCATCCGGGCCTGGCGGTTCGGTGCGCCGAAGGAGCTGGCCGCCGGCGGGCTGGGCAGCATCGAGGACCTCCTGACCGCCTACGAGGCGGCCGGCGGGGCCCGGATCGACCGGGCCGTATTCCGTTGGTGGCTGGTGCTGGCCACGTTGCGCTGGGGGGTGATCTGCCGGTTCCAGGCGCAGCGTCACCTCTCCGGCCAGACCCCGTCGGTCGAGCTGGCGACGATCGGTCGCCGGGTCTGCGAGACGGAATGGGACCTGCTCAACCTGATGGAGACGCCATGAACCTGCACGGCCGGCCCACCGCGGCCGAACTCGTCGGCGCCGTGGCCGATTTCCTCGACGGCGAGGTGCGCGAGGCAACGCGCCCAGATCGCGCCGGCGGCGACAGCCAGGTGAACTTCCACGCCCGCGTCGCGGCCAACGCGCTGCGGATGGTGGCGCGCGAACTGACCGGGGCCGACGGCGCCGCAGCCGTCGTCGCCGCTGTGAATCGGCTGGGAGCCGCCGACGAGGCCGAGTTGGCCGCGGCGATCCGCCGCGGTGACCTCGACGACCGCAGCGACGACGTGCTGACCGGTCTGCGGACGGTGGTACGCCATCGGCTCGCCGCCGCACATCCCGGCTACGAACAGGAGTGAGCGATGCCCGTCACCGACGAACCCGCGATCATCGACGTGGCCGACACGCTGTTCCGGGCCATCGAACAGACCGACATCGCGATGATCGAAAAACTGTTCAACGACGACATCGCCGTCTGGCACAGCGGTGACGCCGCCGACAACGACCGCGCCCGCGCGCTGCGGGTGATCAGCTGGTTCATCAACCGCACCGTCGAGCGCCGCTACGAGATCCTCGACCGGCAGGTCTTCGAGGGCGGTTTCGTCCAGCAGCACATCCTGCACGCGACCGGCACCAATGAGGGGGTAATCGCGCTGCGGGTGTGCATCGTGATCAAACTGGCGGCCAACGGTCTGATCAGCCGCATCGACGAGTACTTCGATCCCAAGGACATGGCTGCGCTGATGTAGCCCGAGAAGGCGACCGTGGCCGTAGCATCGGCCCCATGTCGGACAGTCCGGTGCGCGTCCTGGTCTATAGCGACAATCCCCGCACTCGTGAGCAGGTGATGCTCGCGCTGGGCAAGCGGGTCCATCCCGATCTGCCCGAACTCAGCTATCTCGAGGTGGCCACCGAGCCGGTGGTCATCCAGCAGATGGACGCCGGCGGCATCGACCTGGCCATCCTGGACGGCGAGGCCACCCCCGCAGGCGGAATGGGTATCGCCAAACAACTCAAGGACGAGCTGGACGTGTGCCCGCCGATTCTGGTGCTGACGGGGCGTCGAGACGACGCCTGGCTGGCGAATTGGTCGCGCGCGGAGGCCGCTGTGACACAGCCGATCGACCCCATTGAGCTGGGTGAAGCCGTGGTGGGTCTGCTGCGCCGAGCGCCGGCCTGACCGCCGGCCGCCATCACCGCGAAATTATCTGCGGCCCTTACCGATTCGCGCGGGAGCGCACTTCATGGAGTTGGGCCGCGCCGTTGTTTCGATCCTAGCCAAAACGCGTCGGAGCGACGGCCAAGATCGCTAGGCTGTGTGGTAGCTCACATCGACAGCCCGAGCGAGGGAGCGCAGCAGTACTCATGGAGCTCTATACGCCCATCCTGGTTTTGGGGGCCATCGCGGCCGCCTTCGCGGTGGGTTCGGTCGGGATCGCGCTGGTGATAGGGCCCCGGCGCGACAACCGGGCCAAGGCGATGGCCTATGAGTGCGGTATCGAACCCGCACCGCAGGACGCCGGCAGCGGCCGGTTCCCGATCAAGTTCTACCTGACCGCGATGTTGTTCATCATCTTCGACATCGAGATCGTCTTCCTCTACCCGTGGGCCGTGGCATTCGACCAGTTGGGCACGTTCGCGCTGATCGAGATGGGGTTGTTCATGGCGACGGTGTTCGTGGCGTATGCGTATGTGTGGCGCCGCGGCGGATTGGACTGGGACTGAACATGGGACTCGAGGAGCAACTTCCCGGCGGGATTCTGCTCACCACCGTGGAGAAGGCCGCCGGCTTCGTGCGCAAGGGCTCGCTGTGGCCCGCGACCTTCGGGCTGGCCTGCTGCGCCATCGAGATGATGGCCACCGCGGGCCCGCGGTTCGACATCGCCCGTTTCGGCATGGAGCGGTTCTCGGCGACGCCGCGCCAGGCCGATCTGATGATCGTGGCGGGTCGGGTGAGCCA from Mycolicibacterium sp. MU0053 includes:
- a CDS encoding acyl-CoA dehydrogenase family protein, which produces MDFTLPDHLPGLLAEMDAFIEAEIKPLERENMQYFDRRREFARTDLGNGGIPNREWEDLLDEMRRRADKAGWLRYGLPSEFGGRDGSNVDMAVIREHLAHKGLGLHNDLQDESSIVGNFPQVIMMSRFGTEQQKKDWCQALITGEKSMAFGLSEPNHGSDATWLETRAVRDGDSWVINGTKRWNTGVHRATHDLIFARTSGEAGQATGITAFLVPCDAEGFNVPYYWWTFNMPSDHAEVELNDVRIPLDAVLGEVDHGLEVGQTFLHENRIRQAASSLGAAQYCIDRAAAYAGERIVFGKPLSVNQAVQWPLAELQTEAQMVRLLVYYAAWQLDRENHMEVSDKVSMANYRANRLVCEAADRAMQIHGGLGYSRHEPFEHIYRHHRRYRITEGAEEIQIRRVAQRMLKFGRK
- a CDS encoding phosphotransferase family protein, with product MSLAPALGAILDAEIDDLTRLTGGASRATWSFTARTGSGARSLILRTGPPDEVHASMELEARVQALAAGRGAPVPEIITASNSVEPLGNPYLICTAIGGETIVRRIYRGLDDAGRASLLRQCADALAKIHRIDPAEAGLTAGDPVAQIRAELDGTGDTTATFEYAFRWLDRHRPAASTAVLVHGDFRMGNLIVAGSELAAVLDWELVHAGDPADDLAWFCIRAWRFGAPKELAAGGLGSIEDLLTAYEAAGGARIDRAVFRWWLVLATLRWGVICRFQAQRHLSGQTPSVELATIGRRVCETEWDLLNLMETP
- a CDS encoding DUF6285 domain-containing protein produces the protein MNLHGRPTAAELVGAVADFLDGEVREATRPDRAGGDSQVNFHARVAANALRMVARELTGADGAAAVVAAVNRLGAADEAELAAAIRRGDLDDRSDDVLTGLRTVVRHRLAAAHPGYEQE
- a CDS encoding nuclear transport factor 2 family protein, with translation MPVTDEPAIIDVADTLFRAIEQTDIAMIEKLFNDDIAVWHSGDAADNDRARALRVISWFINRTVERRYEILDRQVFEGGFVQQHILHATGTNEGVIALRVCIVIKLAANGLISRIDEYFDPKDMAALM
- a CDS encoding NADH-quinone oxidoreductase subunit A, with product MELYTPILVLGAIAAAFAVGSVGIALVIGPRRDNRAKAMAYECGIEPAPQDAGSGRFPIKFYLTAMLFIIFDIEIVFLYPWAVAFDQLGTFALIEMGLFMATVFVAYAYVWRRGGLDWD